A part of Dehalogenimonas sp. W genomic DNA contains:
- the polA gene encoding DNA polymerase I, protein MNTPLLVIFDASALVHRAFHAFKYSRQLTVSKTGEVTSAVFGFTNILLKVLADLKPDYYAIAFDRKGPTFRHELSDKYKAHRPETAPELIAQLGRVRQMVEAFDIPIFEQQGYEADDLIGTLAGCAVRAGTRVIIVTGDADAMQLVNDDIKVLYPKPGGTFSDTRLFDAEAVNEKFGVPPSLVAAYKALVGDTSDNIKGVPGIGQKTAVRLLNDYDGIDAIYENIELIRPEKLRETLRREESAARQSLTLSTIVTDLPVDFKLEQCHAGRFNREKVVPLLRELEFTSLINRLPQPPSASASAEVPSVLPPPEIDCRYQLVDTPEQLAALAARLTEAGRFALDTETTGLDTMTAELVGLSVAPATGEGYYLPVGHLEAVGRQWLISELSTALDPVLADPNIKKIAHNAKYDLQILRRAGFTVAGLDFDTMLAAHLLGEKSLSLKGLAFSRLGVEMTPITALIGEGKRQICISRCDLKETADYACADADMTFRLYELLAPELERENQSRLFHEVEMPLVPVIMDMESAGITLDTGLLKGMSGRLAAQLEKIETGIYELAGHPFNIASPKQLGAVLFDELHLPTGRKTHTGYCTDAAVLDELKDQHEIVRLILEYRTLAKLKSTYVDTLPVMVAAEDGRLHTSFNQARTATGRLSSSEPNLQNIPVRGELGREIRRAFTAPPGHLLLAADYSQIDLRALAHLSGDRELINAFQNDDDIHTATAMRLYGLPQAEITPDMRRFAKTVNFGVIYGMSGYGLEQATELTREESTRFITTYFERYPGVRAYLDATKGQARARGYVETILGRRRYIPDINAANRQVREAAERMAINMPVQGTSADIIKVAMLDVRREMARQKLQSRLLLQVHDELIFEVPQQEMFFMSELAPRLMAEAVKLDVPLKVDLKYGANWGEME, encoded by the coding sequence ATGAATACGCCGCTTCTTGTCATCTTTGATGCCTCTGCACTGGTCCACCGTGCCTTTCATGCTTTCAAGTATAGCCGGCAGTTAACTGTCAGTAAAACCGGCGAGGTTACCAGTGCTGTTTTTGGTTTTACCAATATCCTGCTCAAGGTACTTGCTGACCTCAAGCCCGATTATTACGCTATTGCCTTTGACCGCAAGGGGCCGACCTTTCGGCATGAGTTATCGGATAAATACAAAGCTCACCGGCCGGAGACCGCGCCGGAGCTGATCGCGCAACTGGGCCGGGTGCGGCAAATGGTGGAGGCCTTTGATATTCCGATATTTGAACAGCAGGGCTATGAAGCTGATGATTTGATCGGGACACTGGCCGGCTGCGCCGTCAGGGCCGGGACCAGGGTCATCATCGTTACCGGAGATGCCGATGCCATGCAGTTGGTCAACGATGATATCAAAGTCCTTTATCCCAAACCGGGCGGGACATTTTCCGACACCAGATTGTTTGATGCTGAAGCTGTGAACGAGAAATTTGGCGTGCCGCCGTCCCTGGTAGCGGCTTACAAAGCTCTGGTGGGTGACACCTCGGATAATATCAAAGGGGTGCCGGGCATTGGTCAGAAGACAGCGGTTAGACTGCTGAACGACTATGACGGTATTGACGCTATATATGAGAATATTGAGCTGATTCGGCCGGAAAAACTGAGGGAAACGCTCCGGCGGGAGGAATCCGCAGCTCGTCAAAGTTTGACGCTGTCCACTATTGTGACCGACCTTCCGGTGGATTTTAAGCTGGAACAGTGCCATGCCGGCCGTTTTAACCGTGAAAAAGTCGTGCCGCTGTTGCGGGAACTGGAGTTTACCTCTTTAATCAATCGGCTGCCGCAACCGCCTTCGGCCAGTGCCTCTGCGGAGGTGCCGTCGGTACTGCCGCCGCCGGAAATTGACTGTCGTTATCAGCTGGTTGATACGCCGGAGCAGCTGGCGGCCCTGGCGGCGCGGCTGACTGAAGCCGGGCGGTTTGCCTTGGACACCGAGACCACGGGATTAGACACAATGACGGCCGAGCTGGTCGGTCTCTCAGTAGCGCCCGCGACCGGCGAAGGTTATTACCTGCCGGTAGGCCACCTTGAAGCTGTCGGTCGGCAATGGTTGATTTCCGAGCTTTCAACCGCCCTGGATCCGGTTTTAGCCGATCCCAATATCAAGAAAATCGCTCACAACGCCAAGTACGACCTGCAGATACTCAGGCGGGCGGGTTTTACTGTAGCCGGGCTGGATTTTGATACCATGCTGGCGGCTCATTTGCTGGGAGAGAAGTCGTTATCGTTAAAAGGGCTGGCCTTTAGTCGTCTGGGAGTAGAGATGACGCCGATCACCGCGCTGATCGGCGAAGGAAAAAGGCAGATATGTATCTCACGGTGTGACCTCAAGGAAACCGCTGATTATGCCTGCGCCGACGCCGACATGACCTTCCGGCTGTATGAGTTGCTGGCGCCGGAATTGGAACGGGAAAATCAGTCCCGCTTATTCCACGAGGTAGAGATGCCGCTGGTGCCGGTCATCATGGATATGGAAAGTGCCGGTATCACCCTTGATACCGGCCTGCTGAAGGGGATGTCCGGGCGGCTGGCGGCGCAACTGGAGAAAATTGAAACCGGTATTTATGAACTTGCCGGACATCCCTTTAATATCGCCTCACCCAAACAACTGGGGGCTGTACTTTTTGATGAACTCCATCTGCCGACAGGCCGCAAAACCCACACCGGTTATTGTACCGATGCCGCAGTGCTGGACGAGCTTAAAGACCAGCATGAAATCGTCCGCCTGATTCTGGAGTACCGCACCCTGGCGAAATTGAAATCCACCTATGTGGATACTCTACCGGTGATGGTGGCTGCTGAAGACGGGCGTCTGCATACCAGTTTCAATCAGGCGCGGACGGCGACCGGGCGGCTGTCCTCCAGCGAACCAAATTTGCAAAATATCCCGGTACGCGGCGAACTGGGGCGCGAAATCCGCCGGGCTTTTACGGCACCGCCGGGACACCTGTTGTTAGCCGCGGATTATTCTCAGATTGACCTGAGGGCGCTGGCCCACCTGTCCGGTGACCGCGAGTTGATCAATGCTTTTCAGAATGACGATGATATTCATACCGCCACTGCCATGCGGCTGTACGGGCTGCCTCAGGCAGAGATTACACCAGATATGCGGCGGTTCGCCAAGACCGTCAATTTCGGTGTGATTTACGGTATGAGCGGCTACGGGCTGGAACAGGCGACTGAACTTACCCGGGAGGAATCAACCAGATTCATTACGACCTATTTTGAGCGTTATCCCGGGGTTCGGGCGTATCTTGATGCCACCAAGGGACAGGCGCGGGCCCGCGGTTATGTGGAAACCATCCTCGGCCGGCGTCGCTATATACCGGATATCAACGCGGCCAACCGTCAGGTACGGGAAGCGGCGGAAAGAATGGCCATCAATATGCCGGTGCAGGGTACGTCGGCGGACATCATTAAGGTGGCCATGCTGGACGTCCGCCGGGAAATGGCCCGGCAAAAACTGCAAAGCCGACTGCTGCTGCAGGTCCACGATGAACTTATTTTTGAAGTACCCCAGCAGGAAATGTTCTTTATGTCGGAACTGGCCCCGCGCCTGATGGCCGAGGCGGTTAAACTGGATGTACCGCTTAAGGTTGATCTGAAATATGGGGCCAACTGGGGAGAGATGGAATAG
- a CDS encoding phosphatase PAP2 family protein translates to MRSFPVIGYFIILFFFVVLAGLAWYSPQPFDRWLFETVQGWQGPVLDPLMRMVQFLGETGPSIVLPGIVAVWLWVSGHRQEAVWLTAALAAESLLAGGLKGLIDRPRPNGGDFSFVSGHTAYFTVFSGFLFFRLKKIVADTRWLTVWRVLLTALLVLTGISRMYLGVHWPTDVLGGFMLGVLVLIPVLWRLNGQVQRAI, encoded by the coding sequence GTGCGCTCTTTCCCTGTCATCGGTTATTTTATAATTCTGTTTTTTTTCGTGGTGCTGGCGGGATTGGCGTGGTATAGTCCGCAACCGTTTGACCGCTGGTTGTTTGAAACAGTCCAAGGCTGGCAGGGGCCGGTACTTGACCCGCTGATGCGAATGGTGCAATTTCTCGGGGAGACCGGTCCTTCAATAGTGTTGCCGGGCATTGTTGCGGTCTGGCTCTGGGTCAGCGGTCACCGGCAAGAGGCTGTTTGGCTGACGGCGGCACTGGCGGCGGAGTCACTGCTGGCCGGCGGGTTGAAAGGCCTGATTGACCGCCCCCGGCCGAATGGCGGCGACTTCAGTTTTGTGTCCGGGCATACCGCTTATTTTACTGTCTTCAGCGGCTTCCTGTTTTTCCGGCTGAAGAAGATTGTCGCCGACACCCGGTGGCTGACCGTCTGGCGGGTTCTTCTGACGGCGCTGCTGGTTCTGACTGGTATTTCCCGGATGTATCTGGGGGTTCACTGGCCGACCGACGTACTGGGCGGATTTATGCTGGGAGTGCTGGTGCTGATTCCGGTTTTGTGGCGGTTGAACGGCCAAGTTCAACGGGCGATTTAA
- the mutM gene encoding DNA-formamidopyrimidine glycosylase: protein MPELPEVETVTNELRPYVTGRRIVEVKVYWPGTVKGHTPEEFIAGLEGQTVDGVYRRAKYIVWNLSGGLRLLTHLKMTGSLIAAAPGSDAPPYNRVELTLDDGRKIYFRDPRKFGRMKLIAGIRPLDELGPEPLEPAFTAGVFESILKKRKSPIKPTLLDQTLIAGIGNMYADESLYEARIHPLRAADSLTGEEYRTLHQAIQHILQAAIDSKGASISNYIRPGGELGHAHFAFKVAHKRGEHCDRCGTLLERIVVRGRGTYLCPSCQQL from the coding sequence ATGCCTGAATTACCCGAAGTTGAGACGGTTACCAATGAGCTAAGGCCGTATGTTACCGGCCGGCGTATTGTTGAAGTTAAGGTTTACTGGCCAGGAACGGTAAAAGGTCATACACCGGAAGAATTTATTGCCGGTCTGGAGGGGCAAACCGTTGACGGAGTTTACCGGCGGGCTAAATATATCGTCTGGAATCTGTCCGGCGGGTTGAGGCTGTTGACCCATCTGAAAATGACCGGCTCCCTGATTGCTGCGGCGCCGGGAAGTGACGCGCCGCCGTATAACCGGGTGGAACTAACGCTCGACGATGGCCGGAAAATCTATTTCAGGGACCCGCGGAAGTTCGGCCGAATGAAACTGATTGCGGGGATCCGCCCTCTGGATGAACTGGGGCCGGAGCCGCTGGAGCCAGCATTTACCGCCGGGGTTTTTGAGTCTATTTTAAAAAAACGTAAAAGCCCCATCAAGCCGACGCTGCTGGACCAGACGCTGATCGCCGGTATCGGTAACATGTATGCCGATGAATCATTGTATGAGGCGAGAATTCACCCGCTTCGGGCGGCTGACAGCCTGACAGGCGAGGAGTATCGCACGCTGCACCAGGCTATCCAGCATATTCTCCAGGCGGCCATTGACAGCAAGGGTGCCAGTATCTCCAATTACATCCGCCCCGGCGGGGAACTGGGGCACGCCCACTTTGCCTTTAAGGTCGCCCATAAGCGCGGAGAACATTGTGACCGCTGCGGCACGCTGCTGGAGCGGATTGTCGTAAGAGGCCGGGGCACCTACCTTTGTCCTTCCTGTCAGCAGTTATGA
- a CDS encoding EamA family transporter, translated as MSDWVLIAVLGTVTLGAVNVLDSHLIGRRLPSLRAFLLPASTFILLLTLVVMFLAPLPVGVSGGTLAAAIASGIIRAISIVLLLNIYRSEEVSWAVPVYHTYPVFVALMAVPFLGESLGLLQWLAIGVMVSGTLLIAIRRNAAGGIRWLGRPLLLLLAAALLNAVADVTGKYALGEISFWNMYWIGSLCLVVMFLGFSLRRSVLREVLALPRLGRLGALMVFNETLAMVGILLVFQAMALGPVSLVSAITGARPIFVFFLALAINRLLPGSLLRVDTGRRAVLLRLAATLLIGIGIALIYLA; from the coding sequence ATGAGCGATTGGGTTCTGATTGCCGTTCTGGGTACGGTGACGCTGGGTGCGGTGAATGTCCTTGACAGCCATCTTATCGGCCGTCGCCTGCCGTCGCTGCGGGCCTTTCTGTTGCCGGCCAGTACTTTTATTCTGCTCTTGACGCTGGTGGTCATGTTTTTGGCCCCTTTGCCGGTCGGGGTCAGCGGCGGAACGCTGGCAGCGGCGATTGCCTCCGGAATCATCAGGGCGATATCCATTGTGCTGCTGTTGAATATCTATCGCTCAGAGGAAGTGTCCTGGGCGGTGCCGGTGTATCATACCTATCCGGTATTTGTGGCGCTGATGGCGGTGCCGTTTCTGGGCGAATCACTGGGTCTGCTGCAATGGCTGGCCATCGGTGTCATGGTCAGCGGGACGCTGCTAATCGCTATTCGCCGCAACGCAGCCGGCGGGATTCGCTGGCTAGGCAGGCCATTGTTGCTGCTTCTGGCGGCGGCCTTGTTAAATGCTGTGGCTGATGTGACCGGAAAATACGCGCTGGGGGAAATTTCCTTCTGGAATATGTACTGGATCGGTTCGTTGTGCCTGGTGGTCATGTTCCTGGGTTTTTCATTACGGCGTTCAGTGCTTCGTGAGGTACTAGCCCTGCCTCGCCTCGGCCGGCTGGGTGCGCTGATGGTGTTCAATGAAACACTGGCTATGGTTGGAATTCTGCTGGTGTTTCAGGCGATGGCTCTGGGGCCGGTTTCGCTGGTGTCGGCCATAACCGGTGCCCGCCCAATATTTGTCTTTTTCCTGGCGCTGGCGATTAACCGGCTGTTGCCGGGGTCGCTGTTGCGGGTGGATACAGGCCGGCGGGCGGTGCTGCTGCGTCTGGCGGCGACGCTGCTTATTGGGATCGGTATCGCGTTGATCTATCTGGCTTAA
- a CDS encoding amino acid racemase, translated as MKTVGLLGGMKWESTGHYYRLINVGVSQQAGGTHSTKIFLGSFDFDEIERLRTVGQRAEAVALLSRAADSLKGAGADYLVICGNEMHSMADDMTTPSAASLLRITDAVGEALQQQGLRRVGLLGPGFFVSEALDRRRLAEQFNLETCLPETADQRVIDGIICDELAHGVINDTSRRTCLAVAQKLINQDLEGLILGCPELTLIITSEDVAVPVFDSLEVHAGVIVKRLTV; from the coding sequence ATGAAAACAGTCGGTCTTCTGGGGGGCATGAAATGGGAGTCAACCGGACATTATTACCGGTTGATTAACGTCGGTGTGTCTCAGCAAGCCGGAGGCACTCATTCTACCAAAATATTTCTGGGCAGTTTTGATTTTGACGAAATTGAGCGGCTGCGCACCGTCGGTCAGCGGGCTGAGGCGGTGGCTTTATTGTCGCGGGCGGCCGATTCTCTGAAGGGAGCGGGGGCGGATTATCTGGTTATCTGCGGCAATGAGATGCACTCTATGGCAGATGATATGACAACGCCCTCTGCCGCTTCACTGCTGCGTATTACCGATGCGGTGGGTGAAGCGTTGCAACAACAGGGATTGCGGCGGGTGGGGTTGCTGGGCCCAGGATTTTTTGTCAGTGAAGCCCTGGACCGACGCCGGCTGGCCGAACAGTTTAATCTTGAAACGTGCCTGCCGGAAACTGCTGACCAGCGGGTAATTGATGGCATTATTTGTGATGAGCTGGCTCACGGTGTTATCAATGACACCTCCCGCCGCACCTGTTTGGCCGTCGCTCAAAAATTGATCAATCAAGATCTGGAAGGTCTTATTCTGGGGTGTCCGGAACTCACGCTTATCATAACCTCCGAGGATGTCGCCGTACCGGTATTTGACTCGTTGGAAGTGCATGCCGGGGTAATAGTGAAGCGGTTGACCGTGTAA
- the rpsU gene encoding 30S ribosomal protein S21, translating to MTEVRPEYNESFEGMLKRFNRKVQLDGIIRESRRRARFEKPLTRRKRKETATRRAAIKAARKVAGRR from the coding sequence TTGACCGAAGTCAGACCGGAATATAATGAAAGTTTTGAAGGTATGCTCAAGCGGTTCAACCGTAAGGTTCAGCTTGATGGCATTATCCGCGAATCCCGCCGGCGTGCCCGTTTTGAAAAACCGCTAACCCGGCGCAAGCGTAAGGAAACAGCTACCCGGCGCGCTGCGATCAAGGCCGCCCGCAAGGTAGCAGGCCGAAGATAG
- a CDS encoding radical SAM protein, translated as MAQPPPYIELYESGELERRAARLEARLEECDICPRRCGANRLKNETGSCNAGKLVAVASVCAHHGEEPVLSGSRGSGTIFFGNCNMRCVYCQNHQISQDPDRQRSNQVSPSRLANRMLYLQNELNCHNINLVSPTHYIPQILQAIFEAVPQGLRLPLVYNTNAYDDVETLAELEGVISIYLPDLKYADSNLAARLSDVPHYVPTARAAIKEMYRQTGELELDEDDIAVSGLIIRHLILPNDLAGSEASVKWIAGELSRSVPISLMAQYTPRHRALEVPLLSRSINAAEYRRVINLLDVLGMENGWLQDDSSQDYYLPDFNREDHPFERG; from the coding sequence TTGGCTCAACCGCCACCCTATATTGAACTTTACGAATCCGGCGAACTGGAACGCCGGGCTGCCCGGCTGGAAGCCCGGCTGGAAGAATGCGACATCTGCCCCCGCCGTTGCGGCGCCAACCGACTGAAGAATGAAACCGGTTCCTGCAACGCCGGCAAGCTGGTGGCTGTCGCTTCAGTATGCGCCCACCACGGCGAAGAACCGGTGCTGAGCGGCAGCCGCGGTTCCGGCACCATCTTTTTCGGCAACTGCAATATGAGATGCGTGTACTGTCAGAACCATCAGATATCGCAGGATCCTGACCGCCAGCGCTCCAATCAGGTGTCCCCGTCACGCCTGGCCAACCGAATGCTGTACCTGCAGAATGAACTTAACTGCCACAATATCAATCTGGTATCGCCGACGCATTACATCCCGCAGATTTTGCAGGCCATCTTTGAAGCGGTGCCCCAGGGACTGCGCCTGCCGCTGGTCTATAATACCAACGCCTATGATGACGTTGAGACGCTGGCGGAACTGGAAGGCGTCATCAGTATCTACCTGCCCGATTTAAAATACGCCGATTCCAATCTGGCAGCACGGCTTTCGGACGTGCCGCATTATGTGCCGACCGCCCGGGCGGCGATTAAAGAAATGTACCGCCAGACGGGCGAACTGGAGCTGGATGAGGACGACATCGCCGTTTCCGGGCTTATCATCCGGCATCTGATTCTGCCTAATGACCTGGCCGGCAGTGAAGCCAGTGTTAAGTGGATCGCCGGTGAACTTTCGCGCTCGGTTCCAATCAGCTTGATGGCCCAGTACACACCCCGTCACCGGGCTTTGGAAGTACCGCTTCTGTCCCGCAGCATCAATGCGGCGGAATACCGCCGGGTGATCAATCTGCTGGACGTGCTGGGAATGGAAAACGGCTGGTTGCAGGATGATAGCTCCCAGGACTATTATCTGCCGGATTTCAACCGTGAAGACCACCCGTTTGAAAGGGGCTGA
- the gltX gene encoding glutamate--tRNA ligase, which translates to MNKQIRVRYAPSPTGYPHVGNIRAALFNWLFARHHGGSFLVRIEDTDRTRYVEGAVDAILDGLRWLGLNWDEGPIKGGDYGPYFQSERLGKYQAAAEKLIADGFAYRCICSSERLEELRAAQTAAKLPPGYDRHCRDRETITGEGLKSVVRFKVPLSGNTTFNDLIRGEVTFDNSLLDDFVLLKSDGFPTYHLANIVDDHEMKISHVIRGEEWLSSAPRHVMLYRALGYEPPLFAHLPMILGTDRSKLSKRHGAVSIIDYKEQGYLPETMLNFLTLLGWSLDDKTELMTIGQIIENFSIDRVSKTAAIFNVEKLDWMNGVYIRDLSLDEFTDRATPFLTSGIPEAGDFDRVYVKNALALVQERVKKLGELRDQPELTRFFFTDELAYLPADLIGKKMTAAPTLAALETSLARIEAMPEFTIDAMEISLRSLAEELELKPGQLFGSLRVAVTGQNVSPPLFETMAVLGRERTTKRLHAAVAKVRQLLEQAGL; encoded by the coding sequence ATGAACAAGCAAATCAGGGTGCGTTACGCACCCTCACCCACTGGCTACCCGCATGTCGGCAACATCCGCGCCGCCTTATTTAACTGGCTGTTCGCCCGGCATCACGGCGGCAGTTTCCTGGTTCGGATTGAGGACACCGACCGCACCAGATACGTTGAAGGCGCAGTGGACGCCATCCTTGACGGTCTGCGCTGGCTGGGTCTGAACTGGGACGAAGGCCCGATAAAGGGCGGGGATTACGGGCCCTATTTTCAGTCCGAACGGCTGGGAAAATACCAGGCGGCGGCTGAAAAACTCATCGCCGACGGCTTCGCCTACCGCTGCATCTGTTCCTCCGAACGGTTGGAAGAGTTGCGAGCCGCCCAAACCGCCGCCAAGCTGCCACCCGGTTATGACCGCCACTGTCGGGATCGGGAGACTATTACCGGTGAAGGCCTTAAATCCGTAGTTAGATTCAAGGTGCCGTTGTCCGGCAACACCACCTTTAACGACCTGATTCGGGGCGAAGTCACCTTTGACAACTCCCTGCTGGATGACTTTGTATTACTCAAGAGCGACGGCTTTCCCACCTACCACCTGGCTAATATCGTGGATGACCACGAGATGAAAATCAGCCATGTCATCCGCGGTGAGGAATGGCTGTCCAGCGCCCCACGCCATGTGATGCTCTACCGGGCTCTGGGCTATGAACCACCATTGTTCGCCCATTTGCCGATGATTCTGGGCACCGACCGTTCCAAACTGTCCAAGCGCCACGGTGCGGTATCCATTATTGATTACAAGGAACAAGGTTATCTGCCGGAAACCATGCTTAATTTCCTGACGCTGCTGGGCTGGTCTTTGGATGACAAGACCGAACTGATGACTATCGGGCAGATTATTGAAAATTTCTCAATTGACCGCGTTTCCAAAACCGCCGCCATTTTCAACGTAGAAAAGCTGGACTGGATGAACGGTGTTTACATCCGGGACTTGAGTCTGGATGAGTTCACCGACCGCGCCACACCTTTTCTGACTTCCGGAATACCGGAAGCCGGCGACTTTGACCGTGTTTATGTCAAGAACGCGCTGGCCTTGGTTCAGGAGCGGGTGAAAAAACTGGGAGAATTGCGGGACCAGCCGGAGCTGACCCGTTTCTTTTTCACCGACGAACTGGCTTATTTACCTGCCGACCTCATCGGCAAGAAAATGACGGCGGCCCCGACGCTGGCCGCGCTGGAAACCTCGCTTGCCCGGATTGAAGCTATGCCGGAGTTTACCATTGATGCCATGGAAATCAGCCTCCGCAGCCTGGCCGAAGAATTAGAACTCAAGCCGGGACAACTTTTCGGTAGTCTGCGGGTAGCCGTCACCGGGCAGAACGTCTCACCGCCGCTATTTGAGACCATGGCGGTGCTGGGGCGGGAGCGCACCACCAAACGCCTTCATGCAGCCGTAGCTAAAGTACGACAGTTACTAGAACAAGCCGGACTCTGA
- a CDS encoding RDD family protein has translation MISEKNKAPLALEFAGFWRRFGAFIIDLSVLGAVASFLTPFHWFGFGNFFDLSGFIDVPLLAIPFVAIANPVSAMLSGVYFVALWAWRGQTLGMITAGIKLIRTDGTDVDTGHGITRLLGTIVSTLPLFFGLLWIAFDERRQGWHDKIAETYVVKVPRLPETERAAPPAGA, from the coding sequence TTGATTTCTGAGAAGAACAAAGCACCGCTGGCTCTGGAATTCGCCGGATTCTGGCGAAGATTCGGGGCTTTCATTATTGACCTGTCGGTTCTGGGCGCCGTTGCCTCGTTCCTGACTCCGTTTCACTGGTTCGGTTTCGGTAATTTCTTTGACCTGAGCGGTTTCATTGATGTGCCGTTGCTAGCCATTCCCTTTGTGGCCATCGCCAATCCGGTGTCCGCAATGCTCAGCGGTGTATATTTCGTGGCCTTGTGGGCCTGGCGCGGCCAGACGCTGGGCATGATTACTGCCGGCATCAAGTTAATCCGCACCGACGGTACCGACGTAGACACCGGACACGGCATCACCCGGTTGCTGGGTACAATAGTTTCCACCTTGCCGCTTTTCTTCGGTCTGTTGTGGATCGCCTTTGATGAACGCCGCCAGGGCTGGCATGATAAAATAGCGGAGACTTATGTCGTCAAGGTGCCCCGGCTGCCGGAAACTGAGAGAGCCGCACCGCCGGCGGGTGCCTGA
- a CDS encoding RluA family pseudouridine synthase translates to MTESQKLTADADGARLDKYLVGKVPDLSRAHIQELIREGRITVNGSPVKPSHPLKSGDLISLEIPPPLPIEAMAENIHVEVVYEDANLAVINKPAGLTTHPAPGHTSGTLLNALLARFPELVEAGGERPGIVHRLDKDTSGLMVVARSRQIQAALSEQFKLREVTKVYLALVKGNVEPAEGIIEASIGRAQVNRKKMAVTENGREARSQFKVVQRFKGHTLLEIRIFTGRTHQIRVHLAAIGYPVVGDTTYGVKSERFPRQFLHAHRLAFRHPVTGAAMTFSSDLPADLAVPLSGLT, encoded by the coding sequence ATGACTGAATCACAGAAACTAACCGCCGATGCCGACGGGGCTCGTCTGGATAAATACCTCGTCGGTAAGGTACCGGACCTGTCGCGAGCCCATATTCAGGAATTGATCAGGGAAGGCCGGATAACAGTCAATGGGTCACCGGTGAAGCCGTCTCATCCGTTGAAATCCGGCGACCTCATCTCACTGGAGATTCCTCCACCGCTGCCGATTGAAGCGATGGCAGAAAACATCCATGTTGAGGTTGTCTATGAAGATGCCAACCTGGCGGTGATTAACAAACCCGCCGGGCTAACCACCCATCCCGCACCCGGCCACACCTCAGGGACGCTCCTGAATGCCCTCCTGGCCAGATTCCCTGAACTGGTTGAAGCCGGTGGGGAACGGCCGGGCATTGTCCACCGATTGGACAAAGATACTTCCGGTTTGATGGTAGTGGCCCGCTCAAGGCAGATTCAGGCGGCTCTTTCAGAGCAGTTCAAACTCCGGGAGGTGACCAAGGTTTATCTGGCGCTGGTCAAAGGCAACGTAGAACCGGCCGAAGGGATTATTGAAGCGTCCATCGGCCGGGCTCAGGTCAACCGGAAGAAGATGGCAGTGACCGAAAACGGCCGGGAAGCCCGCAGCCAGTTTAAGGTTGTGCAGCGGTTCAAAGGCCACACACTGTTGGAAATCCGTATATTTACCGGCCGAACACACCAGATTCGCGTCCATCTGGCGGCCATCGGCTATCCGGTGGTGGGCGACACAACTTATGGTGTGAAGTCAGAAAGATTCCCCCGGCAGTTCCTGCACGCTCACCGTCTCGCCTTCCGGCACCCGGTAACCGGGGCGGCAATGACCTTTTCCTCGGACCTGCCCGCTGATCTGGCCGTGCCCCTGTCCGGCTTGACCTAG
- the lspA gene encoding signal peptidase II → MLPYAAFTAVLTVDQLTKHLVRSGMTLGESIPAEGFFRLVYVHNTGAAFGIFQDARPLLITIGIAAFAVIVWLIISRRIAFLNSLWGRLTLGLIAGGIMGNLIDRIYYGYVTDFLSAGIWPNFNIADSALVVGMTALAVLYLRSENHTDNRDD, encoded by the coding sequence ATGCTGCCCTATGCGGCCTTCACCGCGGTCCTGACTGTTGACCAGTTGACCAAACACCTGGTGCGCAGCGGCATGACACTGGGAGAGAGTATCCCTGCTGAGGGTTTTTTTCGGCTGGTCTATGTTCATAATACCGGCGCGGCCTTCGGCATCTTTCAGGACGCCCGTCCGTTGCTGATAACCATCGGTATCGCGGCTTTCGCTGTAATTGTCTGGCTGATTATCTCCCGCCGTATCGCTTTTCTGAACAGCCTTTGGGGCCGTCTGACGCTGGGGCTGATCGCCGGCGGCATTATGGGCAACCTGATTGATCGTATCTATTACGGCTATGTCACCGATTTCCTGAGCGCCGGAATCTGGCCGAATTTCAATATTGCTGATTCGGCACTGGTGGTCGGCATGACCGCTCTGGCCGTCCTTTACCTCCGGTCAGAAAATCATACGGACAATCGAGATGACTGA
- a CDS encoding TraR/DksA family transcriptional regulator — protein sequence MTTKKETALYQELNDRLKTDLARLKEQFESLKASAPQEDRREGSPFGKREEEATETADLENRLALEKRVLDQMAEVESALQKLEKGTFGKCEKCGESIDPARLVALPYAKQCMACKSKQTRPA from the coding sequence ATGACAACCAAAAAAGAGACAGCCCTCTATCAAGAATTAAACGACCGCCTGAAGACAGACCTGGCGCGGTTGAAGGAGCAATTTGAATCGCTCAAAGCGTCGGCACCTCAGGAGGACCGGCGTGAGGGTTCACCTTTCGGCAAACGAGAGGAAGAAGCTACCGAAACCGCCGACCTGGAAAACCGTCTGGCGCTGGAAAAACGTGTACTGGACCAGATGGCCGAGGTTGAAAGTGCCCTGCAGAAGCTGGAAAAAGGCACTTTCGGCAAATGCGAAAAATGCGGCGAGTCCATAGACCCGGCGCGCCTGGTCGCTTTGCCCTACGCCAAGCAATGCATGGCCTGCAAATCCAAGCAGACCCGGCCGGCATAG